The genomic region CGGCCGGCTGACTCGCCGCCTGGCCCCCCTCGTCCGGTCGGCGGTGGGTATCGACCCCGATCCCGACCAGGTCGCCCGGGCCCGGACACGGCTGCGACGGTGGCAGGACAGGGTGCGGCTGGAGGTGGGCCGCGCCGAGGCGCTCCCCTTCCCGGATGCCACCTTCACCGCCGTCCTCTTCTCGTGGTCGCTCTGATGCATCGCCCACCGGGGCATGGTCCATGCCCTGACAGAGGCGCACCGGGTCCTGCAGCCTGAGGGCTGGCTCCTGGACCTGCGGCCCGACCGTGACCCGGGCGGCCGGCGGACCAAGTACCTGCCCGTCGAAGTGCGCGTGGCCGGCCGGGCGGTCCCTGTCGGCCACCTCCACGAGCGTGGCGACTACCACGCCGACTATGTCGCAAGCGAGCGGGCGGTCGAGCGGGTGATCCGGCAGGGGCTCTTCGGCTTCGCAGGGCGGGAGCAGTTCATGCTGGCCGCCGTCTTCCGCTCCCTGGCCGCGCTGGAGGAGTTTCTGCGTCGGGAGTGGACGGCCGCCCACCTCCCGCCGCAGACGCGCGAGCGCCTGATCCGGGAGCTGCGGCGGGACCCGGACGCCCGCATCGTCGTACGCGACCCGTTCTGCCTGACGGTCCTGCGGAAGCGGGAAGATCGCCCCTGAGCCGATCGCGCTGGTGGCTGCTCGCGGCCGCCACGGTCCACCAGGCCGGGCTGACCGTCGTGCGGTTCGGGCTCCCGGCCATCGTCGGCTTCATCCGCGCCGACTTCGGCCTCTCGCTGGTCCAGGTCGGGGTCCTGCTGGCCGCCTTCGACCTGGGCGCCCTGCTGACATTCCTTCCCACGGGCGCGCTCACAGACCGTCTGGGCGAGCGGCGGGTCATGGCCCTGGGCGCGGCAACCACGGGCGTGGTGGTGGGCCTGGCTGCCGCGGCGCCGGGTTTCCTTCCCCTGGTGCTCCTGATGGCCGCAGCCGGCGTGGGGTTCCCCTCCAGCCAGATCACCGGCAGCCACGCCGTGGTGGGCTGGTTCCCCGCGGAAGAGCGCGGGGTGGCCATGGGGATCCGTCAGGCCGGCCTGCCGCTCGGCGGCTTCGCCGGGGCGCTCCTCCTGCCGTGGCTGGCCGAGGCGTGGGGATGGCGCACGGCGCTGCTGGCCTCGGGCCTGGCGGCGCTGGTCGCCGCGGCGGTGACCTGGCTCGTCGTGCCCGGGCTGGCCGGGACGGGCGCGCCGCCGCCCGCGACAGGGCTGGGCGCCACCGCCCGGCGGTTCGCCGGCGACCCGATCCTGCGATCCACGACGGCGGCCGCGTGCCTGCTGGTGGTGAGCCAGTTCAGCCTGACCGGCTACCTGCCGCTGTACGCCGTCGACCGCTTCGGGTGGGCGCTCGCCCCCGCCGCGCGCCTCCTCCTGCTGGTGCACCTGGGCGGCGTGGCCGGCCGTCTGGCCTGGGGGTGGCTCTCCGACTGGCACTTCCGCGGCGACCGGCGGCGGCCGCTGGCGCTGGCCGCGCTGGCCGGGGGCGGGGCGGCGGCGGCGCTGGCCGCGGTGGGGGCGTCCGGCCACCTCTCCCCGGCTGCCGCCGCACTGCTCGCCTTTGCCGGGGGCTTCACGTTCCTGGGGTGGAACGGGCTCGCGCTCACCGCGGTGGCCGAGCGCGCCGCCGTGGCGCGGGCCGCCACCCTGGGGGTGCTCTTCACGGTCCTCTACGTCTTCACGATGCTGGCCTCCCCGGCATTCGGCGGGCTGGTCGAGCGCGTGGGGTACCCGCCGGCCTGGCTGGCCCTGGTGGGGGTGCAGGCGGCGGCGGTATGGGCGGTGGGGTGGCGCCGATAGCGGTGCCCACGGCGCCTATAATGGAACGCGGCACAGATCCAGGTCGCACGGTGGAGGCCACGATGCTCATCAGCCGGGAGATGAACGCCGCCCTCAACGCGCAGATCGGGCGGGAGTTCGGGGCGATGCTCCAGTACGTGGCGATCGCGGCCTACTTCGAGGCGGAGAACCTGCCCCGGCTCGCCCGCTTCTTCTTCCAGCAGGCCGACGACGAGCGGGAGCACGCCATGCGCTTCGTCCGCTACGTCGTGGAGGCGGGCGGCCGCGTGGAGGTGCCCGCCACGCCCGGTGCTCG from Armatimonadota bacterium harbors:
- a CDS encoding class I SAM-dependent methyltransferase is translated as MRGVRLDPERREVRTVLRHALLRGSVLLDVGCGDGRLTRRLAPLVRSAVGIDPDPDQVARARTRLRRWQDRVRLEVGRAEALPFPDATFTAVLFSWSL
- a CDS encoding MFS transporter, translating into MRFGLPAIVGFIRADFGLSLVQVGVLLAAFDLGALLTFLPTGALTDRLGERRVMALGAATTGVVVGLAAAAPGFLPLVLLMAAAGVGFPSSQITGSHAVVGWFPAEERGVAMGIRQAGLPLGGFAGALLLPWLAEAWGWRTALLASGLAALVAAAVTWLVVPGLAGTGAPPPATGLGATARRFAGDPILRSTTAAACLLVVSQFSLTGYLPLYAVDRFGWALAPAARLLLLVHLGGVAGRLAWGWLSDWHFRGDRRRPLALAALAGGGAAAALAAVGASGHLSPAAAALLAFAGGFTFLGWNGLALTAVAERAAVARAATLGVLFTVLYVFTMLASPAFGGLVERVGYPPAWLALVGVQAAAVWAVGWRR